From a single Aurantiacibacter gangjinensis genomic region:
- a CDS encoding NAD-dependent deacylase yields the protein MVNIVILTGAGISAESGLKTFRAEDGLWENHPVEQVATPEGFARDPDLVQRFYDERRAQIRAAAPNAAHKALGRLEREFDGNLLLVTQNIDDLHERGGATQTLHMHGEALSAWCLSCDTRHSWSTTLRDSPQCPSCGDAALRPDIVWFGEMPYQMDRIFDALSRADLFVSIGTSGAVYPAAGFVQQASANGARTLELNLERSAGSHLFDETRLGPASELVPTWVDEMLAGD from the coding sequence ATCGTAAATATCGTCATCCTCACGGGCGCAGGAATCTCCGCAGAAAGCGGACTCAAGACCTTCCGCGCGGAGGACGGATTGTGGGAGAACCACCCGGTCGAGCAAGTAGCAACGCCAGAGGGGTTCGCCCGTGACCCCGACCTCGTGCAGCGCTTTTACGACGAGCGTCGCGCACAAATCCGCGCTGCCGCGCCGAACGCCGCACATAAGGCTCTCGGTCGGCTGGAGCGCGAATTCGACGGCAATCTCCTGCTGGTCACCCAGAACATCGACGACCTGCACGAGCGCGGCGGAGCAACGCAAACGCTCCACATGCACGGCGAGGCGCTGTCGGCCTGGTGCCTGTCGTGCGACACACGCCACAGCTGGTCCACAACCTTGCGCGACAGCCCCCAATGCCCCTCTTGCGGAGACGCGGCGTTGCGGCCCGACATCGTGTGGTTCGGCGAAATGCCCTATCAGATGGACCGGATCTTCGACGCGCTGTCGCGGGCGGACCTGTTCGTCTCAATCGGCACCAGCGGCGCGGTCTATCCCGCCGCCGGCTTCGTGCAGCAAGCCTCTGCCAATGGCGCGCGCACGCTGGAGCTGAACCTCGAGCGCAGCGCAGGCTCGCACCTGTTCGACGAGACGCGGCTCGGCCCGGCGAGCGAACTTGTGCCGACGTGGGTGGACGAGATGCTGGCAGGCGATTGA
- the dapB gene encoding 4-hydroxy-tetrahydrodipicolinate reductase produces the protein MAKIGIIGSAGRMGQAIADVLEGSEHSFAGGADHGDAVGALAAKSDALVDFSAPGALAGNLQAAREAGIPILIGTTGLEDEHHRAIDEAAEAIPVLHTGNTSLGVNVLCHLIHRAAETLGEDWDIEIVEMHHRHKVDAPSGTALLMGMAAAEGRGIALDDNSERGRDGMTGERAQGAIGFASLRGGTVAGDHSAIFAGEQERITLSHSAENRSIFARGAVRGAAWLIGREAGRYTMNDVLGLG, from the coding sequence GTGGCAAAGATCGGCATTATCGGCAGCGCAGGGCGCATGGGGCAGGCGATTGCCGACGTGCTTGAGGGCAGCGAACACAGCTTCGCAGGCGGCGCGGATCATGGCGATGCCGTGGGCGCGCTGGCCGCGAAGAGCGATGCGCTGGTCGATTTCTCCGCGCCCGGCGCGCTGGCGGGCAATCTGCAGGCGGCGCGAGAAGCTGGCATTCCCATCCTCATCGGCACCACCGGGCTGGAAGACGAGCATCACCGCGCCATCGACGAGGCTGCCGAAGCGATCCCCGTTCTCCATACTGGCAATACCTCGCTCGGTGTGAACGTGCTGTGCCACCTGATCCACCGCGCGGCAGAGACGCTGGGCGAGGACTGGGATATCGAGATCGTGGAGATGCATCATCGCCACAAGGTCGACGCGCCTTCGGGCACCGCGCTGCTCATGGGCATGGCCGCCGCCGAGGGGCGCGGCATCGCGCTGGATGACAATAGCGAGCGTGGACGCGACGGGATGACAGGCGAGCGGGCGCAGGGTGCCATCGGCTTCGCATCGCTGCGCGGCGGCACGGTTGCGGGCGATCACTCGGCCATTTTCGCCGGCGAGCAGGAGCGCATCACGCTCTCGCACAGCGCGGAAAACCGCTCCATCTTCGCGCGCGGCGCCGTTCGTGGAGCCGCATGGCTGATTGGTCGGGAGGCCGGTCGCTATACGATGAACGATGTGCTTGGACTGGGTTAA